One segment of Proteus appendicitidis DNA contains the following:
- a CDS encoding sodium/sugar symporter: protein MHTESVGLSTIDYAIFALYVVIIISLGLWVSRSKDGEKKGTKDYFLAGKTLPWWAIGSSLIAANISAEQFIGMSGSGFSIGLAIASYEWMAALTLIIVAKYFLPVFIEKGIYTIPEFVENRFKSRNLKTILAVFWLALFIFVNLTSVLYLGSLALETILGIPMMYAIIGLALFAVIYSLYGGLSAVAWTDVVQVFFLILGGLFTTVLAVSYIGGDGGIMEGLSKMTQAAPDHFKMILEKDNPQFMNLPGIAVLIGGLWVANLYYWGFNQYIIQRALAAKSINEAQKGLVFAAFLKLIVPVLVVVPGIAAFVITTNPELMAGLGSMAQEHIPTLSQADKAYPWLTQFLPVGAKGVVFAALAAAIVSSLASMLNSIATIFTMDIYKEYIGPKASETRLVNVGRISAVVALIIACFIAPLLGGIDQAFQYIQEYTGLVSPGILAVFLLGLFWKKTNAKGAIIGVVLSIPFALFLKLMPLGMPFLDQMMYTFMFTTVVIALVSLTSTKTDDSVGAIVLTDKTFKTQSGFNIASYAIMIILCVLYAVFW from the coding sequence ATGCATACAGAAAGTGTTGGGTTAAGCACAATAGACTATGCAATTTTTGCCCTCTACGTCGTCATTATTATTAGTCTAGGATTATGGGTTTCTCGTTCAAAGGATGGTGAGAAAAAAGGAACAAAGGACTATTTCTTAGCAGGTAAAACCCTTCCTTGGTGGGCAATAGGTTCTTCGCTTATTGCAGCTAATATTTCGGCAGAACAATTCATTGGTATGTCAGGTTCTGGTTTTTCCATCGGTCTAGCTATCGCCTCTTATGAGTGGATGGCAGCGCTGACATTAATTATTGTGGCTAAATACTTTTTACCGGTCTTTATCGAAAAAGGCATTTATACCATTCCAGAATTTGTTGAGAACCGTTTTAAAAGCCGTAATTTAAAAACCATTCTTGCGGTGTTCTGGCTGGCATTATTTATCTTTGTTAACTTAACATCAGTGCTTTATTTAGGCTCCTTGGCATTAGAAACCATCCTTGGTATCCCAATGATGTATGCCATTATTGGTTTAGCATTATTTGCTGTTATCTATTCACTCTATGGTGGGCTTTCTGCTGTTGCGTGGACAGACGTGGTACAAGTGTTTTTCCTGATCCTTGGTGGTTTATTTACCACTGTATTAGCCGTCAGCTATATCGGTGGGGATGGTGGGATCATGGAAGGTTTGAGCAAAATGACACAAGCCGCACCTGATCACTTTAAAATGATCTTAGAAAAAGATAATCCGCAATTTATGAACTTACCGGGGATCGCGGTACTGATTGGGGGTTTATGGGTCGCTAACCTTTATTATTGGGGCTTTAACCAATACATTATTCAGCGTGCTTTAGCGGCTAAATCTATCAATGAAGCTCAAAAAGGGCTAGTGTTTGCTGCATTCTTAAAACTCATCGTGCCTGTTCTTGTCGTTGTGCCGGGTATTGCTGCATTTGTTATTACGACGAACCCTGAATTAATGGCGGGTTTAGGTTCAATGGCACAAGAGCATATTCCAACGTTATCACAAGCAGATAAAGCCTACCCTTGGTTAACGCAGTTCTTACCAGTAGGTGCAAAAGGTGTCGTTTTTGCTGCGCTTGCTGCTGCAATAGTTTCATCTTTGGCATCTATGCTTAACTCTATCGCGACTATTTTCACGATGGATATTTATAAAGAGTATATTGGGCCAAAAGCTTCTGAAACACGTTTAGTCAACGTGGGTCGTATTAGTGCCGTTGTTGCTTTAATTATTGCTTGCTTTATTGCGCCATTATTAGGTGGTATCGATCAGGCATTCCAATATATTCAGGAATATACCGGCTTAGTTAGCCCAGGAATTTTAGCGGTATTCTTGTTAGGTTTATTCTGGAAAAAAACGAATGCAAAAGGTGCAATCATTGGTGTGGTTTTATCTATACCGTTTGCGTTGTTCCTCAAGTTAATGCCATTAGGTATGCCGTTCCTTGATCAAATGATGTATACCTTTATGTTTACTACGGTTGTGATTGCTTTAGTGAGTTTAACCTCGACTAAAACTGATGACAGCGTAGGGGCGATTGTATTAACAGATAAAACCTTTAAAACACAAAGCGGATTCAATATTGCTTCCTACGCCATTATGATCATCTTGTGTGTACTTTATGCCGTATTCTGGTAA
- a CDS encoding substrate-binding domain-containing protein: protein MATIKDVAKEAGVSVATVSRVINNSPKASQTSIETVNAAMQKLGYRPNAAARALVSQSTQTLGVLVHDVSDPFFGTLVKAVDNVARQSGKHILVCNGYHDAQDERQSIELLINSRCDGLVIHSKALSDEELLAYAQEVKSMVLINRFIPDIAERCVALDNYKGSWMATEHLIRQGHTKIAYISSTHQIEDTTQRLAGYKAALEANNISLPESYIEYGEPEGEGGEKAMMHLLTKSIDFTAVVTYNDFMAAGALSVLDENEIPVPEKISVIGFDDVLIARYIHPRLTTVRYPVQMMAEQAATLAIRLSKGEVLEQKQRIFSPTLVQRNSVFNLSHLS from the coding sequence ATGGCGACTATCAAAGATGTCGCGAAAGAAGCGGGTGTTTCTGTCGCTACTGTATCTAGAGTCATTAATAACTCGCCAAAAGCAAGTCAAACATCTATCGAAACCGTTAATGCTGCGATGCAAAAGCTAGGCTATCGACCTAATGCAGCAGCAAGGGCTTTGGTTAGCCAAAGTACGCAAACTTTAGGTGTTTTAGTGCATGACGTTTCAGATCCCTTTTTTGGCACACTCGTTAAAGCGGTTGATAACGTTGCAAGACAATCAGGGAAACACATCTTGGTCTGTAATGGTTATCATGATGCTCAAGATGAGCGACAATCTATCGAATTATTGATTAATAGTCGCTGTGATGGTCTTGTGATCCATTCAAAAGCACTTTCTGATGAAGAATTACTGGCTTATGCTCAAGAAGTTAAAAGCATGGTATTAATTAACCGCTTTATTCCTGACATTGCCGAACGTTGTGTTGCTTTAGATAATTACAAAGGGTCATGGATGGCAACAGAGCATCTTATTCGCCAAGGTCATACTAAAATCGCGTATATTTCATCTACTCATCAGATTGAAGATACAACTCAGCGCCTTGCAGGTTATAAAGCGGCATTAGAAGCCAATAATATCTCATTGCCAGAAAGCTATATTGAGTATGGAGAGCCTGAAGGTGAAGGCGGTGAAAAAGCAATGATGCATCTGCTAACGAAATCTATCGATTTTACAGCAGTAGTGACTTACAACGACTTTATGGCAGCAGGGGCTTTATCTGTTCTTGATGAAAATGAAATCCCTGTACCTGAAAAAATCTCAGTTATTGGCTTTGATGATGTATTAATTGCACGCTATATTCACCCTCGTTTAACCACGGTGCGTTATCCTGTACAAATGATGGCAGAACAAGCGGCAACACTTGCTATTAGGCTTTCTAAAGGTGAAGTACTTGAACAAAAACAACGTATTTTTTCGCCAACATTAGTTCAACGTAATTCCGTTTTTAATCTTAGTCATCTCTCTTAG
- the galM gene encoding galactose-1-epimerase encodes MATQELRFLEPEQMTAQPALDGKPAQIVVLKNRFGMSISLMDIGATWLTCIVPVNGYRRDVLLGSADMNAHKQQTAYLGATVGRFANRIAGAKFVLEGQEYKISANEGKNTLHGGKQNFSHLRWGITAQSSQSVTFSLISNDGDQGFPGTVKVSVTYTLTDNNEVCIDYQAMSDKTTPLSLTNHAYFNLAGEHTERTALEHDLKICATHYLKNGNGNIPTGEFASVIGTGFDFRKLKRVGRDFMADECQKAANGYDHAFILDKKAIEDKTPVATVIAPEGELKMDVFTTMPSIQFYTGNFLAGTRGKSRHYGNYSGLALETQYFPDGPNHPEWHENQGVLPANTAWNSQTIYKFYS; translated from the coding sequence ATGGCAACTCAGGAACTTCGTTTTCTTGAACCTGAACAAATGACAGCACAACCCGCATTAGATGGAAAACCTGCGCAAATCGTAGTGCTTAAAAATCGTTTTGGGATGTCTATCTCTTTAATGGATATTGGTGCGACTTGGTTAACCTGTATTGTACCGGTTAATGGATATCGCCGAGATGTGTTATTAGGCTCTGCGGATATGAATGCCCATAAACAACAAACAGCGTATTTAGGCGCAACGGTTGGGCGTTTTGCTAATCGTATTGCAGGAGCCAAGTTTGTATTAGAAGGGCAAGAATATAAAATAAGTGCGAATGAAGGTAAAAATACCTTACATGGTGGTAAGCAAAACTTTAGCCATCTTCGCTGGGGGATCACTGCGCAATCATCTCAATCCGTCACTTTTTCATTAATTTCAAATGATGGTGACCAAGGTTTTCCCGGTACTGTGAAAGTAAGTGTGACCTATACGCTGACAGATAATAATGAAGTGTGCATTGATTATCAGGCGATGAGTGATAAAACTACGCCATTAAGTTTAACTAATCATGCTTATTTCAATCTTGCGGGTGAACATACTGAGCGCACTGCACTTGAGCATGATTTAAAAATTTGTGCGACTCACTATTTAAAAAATGGCAACGGTAATATTCCTACGGGGGAGTTTGCAAGCGTAATAGGAACAGGGTTTGATTTTCGTAAATTAAAACGTGTTGGCCGTGATTTTATGGCAGATGAGTGCCAAAAAGCGGCAAATGGTTACGATCATGCGTTTATTTTAGATAAAAAAGCGATTGAGGATAAAACCCCTGTTGCGACCGTGATTGCTCCTGAAGGCGAACTTAAAATGGATGTTTTTACAACTATGCCTTCTATCCAATTCTATACCGGTAATTTTCTGGCTGGAACAAGAGGAAAGAGCCGTCATTACGGTAATTACTCAGGGTTGGCATTAGAAACACAATATTTCCCAGATGGCCCTAATCATCCAGAATGGCATGAAAACCAAGGTGTTTTACCTGCAAATACAGCATGGAATAGCCAAACAATCTATAAGTTTTACTCGTAA
- the galK gene encoding galactokinase, with translation MQALINNVTRSFSSIFGYAPTHFIQAPGRVNLIGEHTDYNDGFVLPCAIDYQMVVAAAKREDNTIRVIAVDYQNEVDEFSLDNTIEFLPHKMWANYIRGVIHFLQKENYSFHGMDIAISGNVPQGAGLSSSAALEVAIGQTLKTLYQLPISQKEIALNGQKAENQFVGCNCGIMDQLISACGEENHALLIDCRSLETSAVTMPENMVVMIINTNKKRGLVDSEYNTRRQQCEEAAHILNVTALRDATLEDLLAKKALMSDVVYRRARHVITENNRTLDAAEALRHGDLTTLSQLMMQSHHSMRDDFEITVKEVDSLVEIVKSVIGDRGGVRMTGGGFGGCVVALVTPDLVDKVIDSVKAQYEAKTGLKETIYVCSASQGAGYSEAK, from the coding sequence ATGCAGGCACTTATTAATAATGTGACTCGTTCATTTTCATCTATTTTTGGTTACGCACCTACACATTTTATTCAAGCGCCAGGTAGGGTAAATCTTATTGGTGAACACACTGATTATAATGATGGATTCGTTTTACCTTGTGCAATTGATTATCAAATGGTCGTTGCCGCAGCGAAACGAGAAGACAATACTATTCGCGTTATTGCGGTTGATTACCAAAATGAAGTTGATGAATTTAGCCTCGATAACACCATTGAGTTTTTACCTCATAAAATGTGGGCGAACTATATTCGTGGTGTTATTCATTTTCTACAAAAAGAGAACTATTCTTTTCATGGGATGGATATCGCGATATCCGGAAATGTTCCTCAAGGTGCCGGGTTAAGTTCTTCTGCCGCGTTAGAAGTTGCCATTGGTCAAACGCTTAAAACACTTTATCAATTACCTATTAGCCAAAAAGAGATTGCATTAAATGGCCAAAAAGCAGAAAACCAATTTGTGGGTTGTAACTGTGGCATTATGGATCAGCTTATTTCGGCTTGTGGTGAAGAAAATCATGCACTATTAATTGATTGCCGTTCATTAGAAACGTCGGCAGTAACAATGCCCGAAAATATGGTTGTGATGATTATCAATACCAATAAAAAGCGTGGTTTAGTTGATAGTGAGTACAATACCCGTCGCCAACAGTGTGAAGAAGCCGCTCATATTTTAAATGTGACTGCATTAAGAGATGCCACATTAGAGGATTTACTTGCTAAAAAAGCATTAATGAGTGATGTGGTTTATCGTCGGGCGCGCCATGTTATCACTGAAAATAACCGAACATTAGATGCCGCAGAAGCCTTACGTCATGGTGATTTAACCACATTGAGTCAGTTAATGATGCAATCACATCACTCAATGCGTGATGATTTTGAAATTACAGTCAAAGAGGTTGATTCATTGGTTGAAATCGTAAAATCAGTGATTGGTGATCGTGGTGGGGTAAGAATGACAGGTGGTGGATTTGGCGGTTGTGTCGTAGCATTAGTAACACCAGATTTAGTTGATAAAGTTATTGACTCTGTTAAGGCGCAATATGAAGCTAAAACGGGATTAAAAGAAACTATCTATGTCTGCTCTGCCAGCCAAGGAGCGGGCTATTCGGAGGCAAAATAA
- a CDS encoding UDP-glucose--hexose-1-phosphate uridylyltransferase, translated as MSKLIFDPVEHPHRRYNPLTGQWILVSPHRAKRPWNGKDEKPQIATLPSYDPHCYLCPNNTRVSGDKNPDYTGTYVFNNDHSALLQDEYHIDPSSNPLFQTQAVRGISRVVCFSPDHGKTIPELPVSSLRKIVDTWDNQIEELSKEYLWVQVFENKGETMGCSQPHPHGQIWASDFLPNELARKDVQLKAYFEKYGRNLLIDYVDAECKDASRTVVETEHWLAVVPYWASWPYETMLLPKVHIRRMSELNSAQRDDLAIAMKKLTSRYDNLFHCSFPYSMGWHFAPAFKDDRNIDHWQLHALYYPPLLRSATVRKFMVGYEMLAESQRDLTPEQAANNLRQLSDIHYKEQR; from the coding sequence ATGTCGAAACTGATTTTTGATCCTGTTGAACATCCTCATCGTCGTTATAATCCGCTAACTGGTCAGTGGATTTTAGTTTCACCACATAGAGCGAAACGACCTTGGAATGGCAAAGATGAAAAGCCTCAGATTGCGACACTTCCCTCTTATGATCCTCACTGTTATTTGTGTCCAAATAACACCCGTGTTTCTGGCGATAAAAATCCGGATTACACAGGAACATATGTCTTTAATAATGACCACTCTGCGTTGTTGCAAGACGAATATCATATTGATCCTTCATCAAATCCTTTATTTCAAACTCAAGCAGTGAGAGGAATTAGCCGAGTTGTCTGTTTCTCACCTGATCATGGGAAAACAATCCCTGAATTACCTGTCAGTAGCTTACGTAAAATCGTTGATACTTGGGATAATCAAATAGAAGAACTCAGCAAAGAATATCTTTGGGTTCAAGTATTCGAGAATAAAGGCGAAACGATGGGATGCTCTCAACCTCATCCTCACGGGCAAATTTGGGCGAGTGATTTTTTGCCTAATGAATTAGCGCGAAAAGATGTGCAATTAAAAGCGTATTTTGAAAAATACGGGCGCAATCTATTAATCGATTATGTTGATGCTGAATGTAAAGATGCAAGTCGCACTGTAGTTGAAACAGAGCATTGGCTGGCGGTAGTACCTTATTGGGCTTCTTGGCCTTATGAAACGATGTTATTACCTAAAGTGCATATTCGAAGAATGAGTGAATTAAATAGCGCTCAGCGAGATGATCTGGCTATTGCAATGAAAAAATTAACTAGCCGCTATGATAATTTATTCCACTGTTCTTTCCCTTATTCAATGGGATGGCATTTTGCGCCTGCTTTTAAAGATGATAGAAATATCGATCACTGGCAATTACATGCGCTTTATTATCCGCCATTATTACGTTCAGCCACAGTGCGTAAATTTATGGTGGGATATGAAATGTTGGCAGAATCGCAAAGAGATCTAACGCCAGAACAAGCCGCGAATAATTTACGTCAATTAAGTGACATTCATTATAAAGAGCAACGTTAA
- the galE gene encoding UDP-glucose 4-epimerase GalE — MEILVTGGMGYIGSHTCVQMIEAGMTPIILDNLSNANDEVLNRVEALTGKRPLFYNGDIRDDQLLASIFAKHSIQSVIHFAGLKAVGESVQKPIEYYDNNVNGTLVLVRCMRDAGVKSLIFSSSATVYGDPQAVPITEDSPVGGTTNPYGTSKYMVERILSDLFVADESWSISLLRYFNPVGAHPSGTMGEDPKGIPNNLTPYIAQVAIGRREQVAVFGDDYPTKDGTGVRDYIHVMDLADGHIAALNALGKKAGLHIYNLGTGNGTSVIEMIEAFRKASGKPIPYQLQARRPGDIAECWSSPAKAEKDLHWKAIRSIDDMAADAWRWQLQNPNGYLK; from the coding sequence GTGGAAATATTAGTGACAGGTGGTATGGGATATATCGGTAGTCATACTTGCGTACAAATGATTGAAGCAGGCATGACACCGATTATTTTAGATAACCTTAGCAATGCGAATGACGAAGTGCTTAATCGTGTTGAAGCCTTAACAGGGAAACGCCCTCTATTTTATAACGGTGATATTCGTGATGACCAACTATTAGCATCCATTTTTGCTAAGCATTCTATTCAATCTGTTATTCATTTCGCGGGATTGAAAGCAGTTGGTGAATCTGTTCAGAAGCCCATTGAATATTATGACAACAATGTTAATGGCACATTGGTGCTCGTGCGTTGTATGCGTGATGCGGGCGTAAAAAGTCTTATTTTTAGCTCCTCTGCAACCGTTTATGGTGATCCTCAAGCGGTTCCTATCACTGAAGATTCGCCTGTAGGGGGCACGACTAACCCTTATGGCACCAGCAAATATATGGTCGAGCGCATTTTATCTGACTTATTTGTTGCTGATGAAAGTTGGTCTATTAGTTTGCTGCGTTATTTTAACCCAGTAGGGGCGCATCCATCAGGTACGATGGGGGAAGATCCTAAAGGTATTCCAAATAATTTAACCCCTTATATTGCACAAGTGGCAATTGGTCGTCGTGAACAAGTCGCTGTTTTTGGTGATGATTATCCAACAAAAGACGGTACAGGTGTTCGTGATTATATCCACGTTATGGATCTGGCTGATGGTCATATCGCAGCATTAAATGCATTAGGCAAAAAAGCGGGCTTACATATTTATAATTTGGGAACAGGTAACGGCACTAGTGTGATTGAAATGATTGAAGCATTTCGTAAAGCTAGCGGCAAACCTATTCCTTATCAATTACAAGCTCGTCGTCCTGGTGATATTGCAGAATGTTGGTCAAGCCCTGCAAAAGCAGAGAAAGATTTACACTGGAAAGCCATTCGTTCAATTGATGATATGGCTGCGGATGCTTGGCGTTGGCAGTTACAAAACCCAAATGGTTATCTGAAATAA
- the ghrB gene encoding glyoxylate/hydroxypyruvate reductase GhrB, with the protein MKPIVVLYQDLPEKLYKKLSDFADIKQFKTLSLDSDDFRSALANASGLLGAGGKIDENFISQAPHLKAVSTVSVGYDNVDVNALTKRNIKLMHTPTVLTDTVADTMMGLVLSVARRIPELADNIKQGLWIKGITPDWYGTDVHHKTMGIIGMGRIGKALAQRAHFGFNMNILYHSRTEHTEVNDKFAATYCTLEALLQQSDFVCITLPLTPETHHLIGQKQFSMMKPDAYLINAGRGAVVDELALIHALEQKEIAGAGLDVFEKEPLSSSSLLLTMKNVVAVPHIGSATKETRYAMAECAVDNLIAALSDHVKENCVNF; encoded by the coding sequence ATGAAACCGATTGTCGTGCTATATCAAGATCTTCCTGAAAAACTGTACAAAAAACTATCCGATTTTGCTGATATCAAACAATTTAAAACGCTCTCTTTAGACTCTGATGATTTTCGTTCAGCACTTGCCAATGCCTCTGGATTACTTGGTGCTGGTGGCAAAATCGATGAGAATTTTATTAGCCAAGCACCTCATTTAAAAGCCGTTTCAACGGTTTCTGTTGGTTATGACAATGTTGATGTTAATGCACTGACCAAACGTAATATTAAGCTAATGCATACTCCAACCGTATTAACAGATACCGTCGCAGATACCATGATGGGATTAGTACTTTCTGTAGCAAGGCGTATTCCTGAACTTGCTGATAATATTAAACAAGGTTTATGGATTAAAGGTATCACACCAGATTGGTACGGTACTGATGTTCATCATAAAACTATGGGTATTATTGGCATGGGGCGAATAGGTAAAGCTTTAGCTCAGCGCGCACACTTTGGTTTTAATATGAATATTCTTTATCACTCACGTACAGAACATACCGAAGTGAACGATAAATTTGCTGCAACATATTGCACTTTAGAGGCATTATTACAGCAATCTGATTTCGTCTGTATCACATTGCCATTAACACCAGAAACACACCATTTAATCGGTCAAAAACAATTTTCGATGATGAAACCGGATGCTTATTTAATTAATGCAGGGCGTGGCGCTGTAGTGGATGAATTGGCATTAATCCATGCATTAGAACAAAAAGAGATCGCCGGTGCTGGTTTAGATGTGTTTGAAAAAGAGCCTCTATCTTCATCTTCACTTTTATTAACGATGAAAAATGTCGTTGCTGTGCCGCATATTGGCTCTGCAACAAAAGAGACTCGCTATGCGATGGCTGAATGTGCGGTAGACAATCTGATTGCAGCGCTGAGTGATCACGTAAAAGAAAACTGCGTCAATTTCTAA
- a CDS encoding cation diffusion facilitator family transporter has protein sequence MTHNHIDDIELDRTDNKQSEKFKAAKKSTLVSVFVNIILSIWQITVGFFSHSQGLIADGIHSLSDLIADFVVLIANKGSQKRPDADHPYGHFRYENAASLILGTILLIVGLGMLFSAIHKILDPSTIPEVHSVALYVALLALAAKEGLFRYMLTVAKKVDSNMLVANAWHARSDAASSLVVAIGIIGSLAGFKFFDPLAAFIVGLFVGRMGWRFTYQALQDLMDRGADEETLKEIKQMLVSTPGVQGVHDLKTRRSGDYLLVDVHLEIKGDLTVSESHSIVVNARNKVLQNKQILSVMAHVDPA, from the coding sequence ATGACACATAATCACATTGATGATATTGAGTTGGATCGGACTGATAATAAGCAGTCTGAAAAATTTAAGGCAGCTAAGAAAAGCACGTTAGTGAGTGTTTTTGTCAATATTATTTTATCCATTTGGCAAATTACAGTGGGCTTTTTTTCACACTCTCAAGGTTTAATTGCCGATGGCATTCACTCGCTTTCTGATCTTATTGCAGACTTTGTTGTTTTAATTGCCAATAAAGGTAGTCAGAAACGACCTGATGCAGATCACCCTTATGGGCATTTTCGTTATGAAAATGCAGCATCACTTATTCTTGGAACGATTTTATTAATTGTCGGTTTAGGAATGTTGTTTTCTGCCATTCATAAAATTTTAGATCCATCGACTATTCCTGAAGTTCATAGTGTTGCTTTATATGTGGCTTTGCTTGCCTTAGCGGCTAAAGAAGGGTTATTCCGCTATATGCTTACTGTTGCAAAAAAAGTGGATTCCAATATGTTAGTCGCAAATGCTTGGCATGCGCGTTCTGACGCCGCTTCTTCATTAGTTGTTGCGATTGGTATTATCGGAAGTTTGGCTGGATTTAAATTTTTTGACCCATTAGCAGCATTCATTGTCGGGCTATTTGTCGGCCGTATGGGGTGGCGTTTTACTTATCAAGCGCTACAAGATTTAATGGACAGAGGGGCAGATGAAGAGACGCTGAAAGAGATTAAACAGATGTTGGTTTCAACACCGGGCGTGCAAGGCGTTCATGATTTAAAGACACGTCGTTCTGGTGATTATTTACTCGTAGATGTACATCTTGAAATCAAAGGTGATCTCACCGTCAGTGAAAGCCACTCAATTGTTGTTAATGCTCGTAATAAGGTTTTGCAAAATAAACAGATTTTGAGTGTGATGGCTCATGTTGATCCCGCTTAA
- a CDS encoding universal stress protein yields MYKKILVPIDILEDELSQELIAHIEQIAKVGKPEIHFLTVIPNAELFFGIEFAAIPEKFKDSSERTRLAFVALQDMIKDAKIPDEQIICNVGVGNAKDEILEYARHIDADLIAIASHRPNVSSYLLGSTASSIVRHAKMSVLVIR; encoded by the coding sequence ATGTATAAGAAAATCCTAGTTCCCATTGATATTTTAGAAGATGAACTTTCTCAGGAACTAATCGCTCACATTGAACAAATAGCAAAGGTGGGTAAACCGGAGATCCACTTCCTCACCGTTATTCCTAATGCTGAACTTTTCTTTGGTATCGAGTTTGCCGCTATTCCTGAAAAATTCAAAGACTCGTCAGAACGTACTCGTCTTGCTTTTGTTGCACTACAAGACATGATTAAAGATGCAAAAATTCCTGATGAGCAAATTATATGCAATGTGGGTGTTGGTAACGCAAAAGATGAAATTTTAGAATATGCCCGCCACATTGATGCTGATTTAATTGCAATTGCATCACATAGACCTAATGTTTCCTCTTATTTATTAGGCTCTACGGCATCATCGATTGTACGTCATGCCAAAATGTCAGTTTTAGTTATACGTTAA
- the eco gene encoding serine protease inhibitor ecotin, whose product MNKVILSLVAAMSLSACAQATDSLDKVAPYPKAQENQVRHVIELEKKDNENNYQVELIIGKELKVDCNHQWFGADLDEKNLEGWGYSYYVVGDLNGPMSTMMGCADNTKKDAFVQANMGSDAFIRYNSKLPIVVYAPKDVDVKYRIWSAAETTQDSVKK is encoded by the coding sequence ATGAACAAAGTAATATTATCTTTAGTAGCAGCAATGTCTTTATCTGCGTGCGCACAAGCTACCGACAGTTTAGATAAAGTTGCACCTTATCCTAAGGCTCAAGAAAATCAAGTTCGTCATGTTATCGAATTAGAGAAAAAAGATAATGAAAACAATTACCAAGTTGAATTAATTATTGGTAAAGAACTTAAAGTAGATTGCAACCATCAGTGGTTTGGTGCGGATTTAGATGAAAAGAATTTAGAAGGTTGGGGCTATAGCTATTATGTTGTTGGCGATTTAAATGGCCCAATGTCAACAATGATGGGATGTGCTGATAATACGAAAAAAGATGCCTTCGTTCAGGCAAATATGGGATCAGATGCCTTCATCCGTTATAACAGCAAATTACCTATCGTTGTTTATGCACCAAAAGATGTTGATGTGAAATATCGTATTTGGTCTGCGGCTGAGACTACCCAAGATTCAGTTAAAAAATAA
- a CDS encoding DUF465 domain-containing protein, whose amino-acid sequence MFSDQQALVSQLRNSDPRFEALYDKHHRLDQEIAKLEGPNGAGYNDEVAKLKKEKLHLKDEMQKILQRSEK is encoded by the coding sequence ATGTTCTCAGATCAACAAGCCCTTGTTTCTCAATTAAGAAATAGTGATCCCCGCTTTGAAGCCCTCTACGATAAACATCATCGACTCGATCAAGAAATTGCTAAATTAGAAGGACCTAACGGAGCTGGCTATAACGATGAAGTTGCCAAACTAAAAAAAGAAAAGCTTCATCTTAAAGATGAAATGCAAAAAATACTTCAACGAAGTGAAAAATAA
- a CDS encoding YecH family metal-binding protein, whose translation MSSIHGHEVLQMILSSETAFTKTSLIDAIHKQFGNDSRFHTCSAENMTATELVDFLERKGKFIPAEGGFTTSENKICHH comes from the coding sequence ATGTCATCAATACATGGTCATGAAGTTTTGCAAATGATCCTTTCTTCAGAAACAGCATTTACTAAAACATCGCTAATTGATGCTATCCATAAACAATTCGGCAATGACTCACGTTTTCATACTTGCTCAGCTGAAAATATGACAGCGACTGAATTAGTTGATTTCTTAGAAAGGAAAGGTAAATTTATTCCGGCAGAAGGTGGGTTTACAACGAGTGAAAATAAGATTTGCCATCATTGA
- a CDS encoding DinI-like family protein, with protein MRVEILFNKQSKITDSLFPLLEHELRKKIIPEYPDMQFRIAFSSMNSIQVTGIKDETKHEHIMELIQSVWEDDGWLQTDDE; from the coding sequence ATGCGTGTGGAAATTTTATTTAATAAACAATCTAAGATAACCGACTCATTATTTCCGCTCTTAGAACACGAACTGAGAAAAAAGATCATTCCAGAATATCCAGATATGCAGTTTCGTATTGCCTTTAGTAGCATGAACTCGATTCAAGTTACGGGCATAAAAGATGAAACTAAGCATGAACACATTATGGAACTTATTCAAAGCGTTTGGGAAGATGATGGCTGGTTACAAACAGACGATGAATAA